One genomic region from Natrarchaeobius halalkaliphilus encodes:
- a CDS encoding cupin domain-containing protein: MSEEIIKSESTTEHLHVLGATITITADSDDTDGEFSVKNMLAPPGFENGLHTHEPAEVFHVIDGEMLLYVDGETQYLKPGMTGYVSAGERHGMRVEGDEVLRVLIVMSPAGAEDFFRAVGEPAADRNLPEPREVTNADLEAIFATGEEHGFEFFGPLPADE, encoded by the coding sequence ATGTCAGAAGAGATAATAAAATCGGAATCGACTACGGAGCATCTACACGTGCTCGGCGCGACGATTACCATTACAGCCGACAGCGACGACACGGATGGGGAGTTTTCTGTCAAGAACATGCTCGCGCCACCGGGATTCGAGAATGGGTTGCACACCCACGAACCGGCCGAGGTCTTCCACGTCATCGACGGTGAGATGTTGCTTTACGTCGATGGCGAGACGCAGTACCTCAAACCGGGAATGACCGGATACGTCTCCGCGGGCGAGCGCCACGGTATGCGCGTCGAAGGAGACGAGGTGCTGCGCGTGCTCATCGTCATGTCGCCGGCGGGGGCCGAGGACTTTTTCCGGGCCGTCGGTGAACCGGCCGCCGATCGTAACCTGCCCGAGCCCCGAGAAGTGACTAACGCAGATCTCGAAGCGATCTTTGCAACCGGTGAGGAACACGGCTTCGAATTCTTCGGCCCACTCCCGGCCGACGAATAA
- a CDS encoding type IV pilin: MIETVQESNRAVSSVVGIILVVAITVILAAVVAGIVYDVGESVNEEVQAGVSITVEHDPQYIDIQVTTLGSAEYVNITGDPFNHLEGGSSLEEEDFQELEVGESLRISENDLESDGESGTVAAVAVGGDRETLVTSQEYDFT, translated from the coding sequence ATGATAGAAACCGTCCAAGAGTCAAATCGTGCCGTTTCATCCGTTGTCGGAATCATCCTTGTCGTTGCCATAACTGTCATCCTCGCTGCAGTCGTTGCTGGGATAGTCTACGACGTTGGGGAATCCGTCAATGAGGAGGTTCAGGCCGGTGTGTCGATCACCGTCGAGCACGACCCACAATACATTGACATCCAGGTGACGACACTGGGATCCGCCGAATACGTCAATATAACTGGTGATCCATTCAATCACCTCGAGGGTGGCAGTTCGCTCGAGGAAGAGGACTTCCAGGAACTCGAGGTGGGAGAATCGCTTCGAATCAGCGAGAACGATCTCGAGTCTGATGGTGAATCAGGAACCGTTGCAGCCGTTGCTGTCGGCGGTGATCGGGAGACGCTCGTGACGAGTCAAGAGTACGACTTCACGTAG
- a CDS encoding type IV pilin, translated as MNGKQIRNKLVGSEEERAVSPVIGVILMVAITVILAAVIAAFVLDLGGSVGQEAQAGVSMEVDNNDGEVQVEVSSIGNSDHVEIGGDADFDENLNVGDVQVLNNSEHDLGTNGTVTAIAVINESDTRTQVASESYDFSE; from the coding sequence ATGAACGGTAAGCAAATCCGCAATAAACTAGTGGGTAGCGAAGAAGAACGGGCAGTATCTCCGGTCATCGGAGTTATACTCATGGTGGCAATCACTGTGATTTTGGCCGCAGTGATCGCTGCATTCGTTCTCGATCTTGGCGGCAGTGTCGGCCAGGAAGCACAGGCTGGTGTGTCAATGGAAGTTGACAATAATGATGGTGAAGTTCAAGTCGAAGTTAGCTCAATTGGTAATTCTGACCACGTCGAAATAGGTGGAGATGCAGATTTTGATGAGAATTTGAATGTGGGTGATGTGCAGGTCTTAAACAATTCAGAACATGACCTTGGTACAAACGGAACAGTTACTGCAATTGCAGTTATAAACGAAAGCGACACTCGAACGCAAGTCGCAAGTGAAAGTTACGACTTCAGCGAATAG